In Carnobacterium sp. CP1, the following are encoded in one genomic region:
- a CDS encoding DNA-directed RNA polymerase subunit epsilon, whose product MIFKITYQETKIRNPKREETKTLYLDAETEIEARHLVEQNTPFNIEFVQPVDGKHLAYEQKNPDFALTEFNK is encoded by the coding sequence ATGATTTTTAAAATCACTTATCAAGAAACAAAAATTAGAAACCCAAAACGCGAAGAGACTAAAACTCTTTATCTTGACGCAGAAACCGAGATAGAAGCGCGTCACTTAGTTGAACAGAACACCCCCTTCAATATTGAATTTGTTCAACCTGTTGATGGAAAGCATTTGGCTTATGAACAAAAAAACCCGGATTTTGCCCTTACGGAGTTCAATAAATGA
- a CDS encoding ABC transporter ATP-binding protein has product MKLMWRYLKNYKLLLLLNFLCVFGFVIIELGLPTLLALIIDEGIVMNEYPVVLYYGKWMIALAVIGLIGLIGLAFAGSRITSNIVRDIRNDIFMSVQSFSHREFNQIGVSSLVTRTTNDAFQVMVFLQMLLRLGMMTPIMFISSFVMIVRTSPSLSYVALIAIPFLFAIVWLIGKKSEPLSEQQQANLDDINQNLRENLTGLRVIRAFVKESFQESRFAKVNQNYASVSKKLFKLMALAMPGFSIAFNLILAAIVWLGAVEIQNGGLQVGSLIAFIEYIFHALFSFMLFANVFMMYPRAAVSAERIEEVLQIEPSIDENETGVTETKTHGYIAFENVTFAYPGNTESPVIRDVSFTADPGETIAFIGSTGSGKSTLIQLIPRFYDVTKGRILIDGVDVRDYQLRALRKKIGFIPQKALLFTGTISHNMRFGKWNATTNEVEEASDISQAKDFILSKPDQYEEYLAEGGSNMSGGQKQRLSIARAIIKKPDIYIFDDSFSALDYQTDARLRERLKAETKESAVLIVAQRVGSIRHADKIIVLDKGVIVAQGKHEELLKTSDIYYAIASSQLSKEELA; this is encoded by the coding sequence ATGAAATTAATGTGGCGTTACCTAAAGAATTATAAGTTACTGCTATTATTAAACTTTTTATGTGTATTTGGTTTTGTCATCATTGAGTTAGGATTGCCGACCTTATTGGCTCTGATCATTGATGAAGGAATTGTAATGAATGAATATCCAGTTGTCCTTTATTACGGAAAATGGATGATTGCTTTAGCTGTTATTGGCTTAATAGGTTTAATAGGACTAGCTTTTGCAGGGAGCAGAATAACATCTAATATTGTTAGAGACATTAGGAATGATATTTTTATGTCTGTTCAATCTTTTTCCCATCGTGAATTTAATCAAATAGGTGTGTCCTCGCTAGTGACAAGAACGACGAATGATGCTTTTCAAGTAATGGTTTTTCTGCAGATGTTGTTACGATTAGGCATGATGACTCCTATCATGTTCATCTCTAGTTTTGTGATGATCGTCCGCACCAGCCCATCGCTTTCTTATGTAGCATTGATAGCGATTCCGTTTTTATTCGCAATCGTTTGGTTGATTGGTAAAAAATCTGAACCGTTATCTGAGCAGCAACAAGCAAATTTAGATGATATCAATCAAAATTTACGGGAGAATTTAACAGGTTTACGAGTTATCCGTGCATTTGTGAAAGAATCTTTCCAAGAAAGCCGTTTTGCTAAAGTAAATCAAAATTATGCATCTGTTTCAAAGAAATTATTTAAATTAATGGCTTTAGCGATGCCAGGTTTTTCAATTGCGTTTAATCTGATTTTAGCTGCAATTGTTTGGTTAGGGGCTGTTGAAATTCAAAACGGCGGATTACAAGTAGGGAGTTTAATTGCTTTTATAGAATATATTTTTCATGCTCTTTTTTCATTTATGTTATTTGCTAATGTTTTTATGATGTACCCTCGAGCCGCTGTTTCAGCTGAACGGATAGAAGAAGTCTTGCAAATAGAGCCTTCTATTGATGAAAATGAAACAGGAGTTACAGAAACCAAAACCCACGGTTATATTGCTTTCGAAAATGTAACCTTTGCATATCCTGGTAATACTGAGTCTCCTGTAATCAGAGATGTTAGTTTTACTGCCGATCCTGGTGAGACGATTGCTTTTATAGGCAGTACCGGAAGCGGGAAATCTACTTTGATTCAATTGATCCCTCGGTTTTATGATGTTACTAAAGGCCGAATTTTAATCGATGGAGTAGATGTCAGAGATTATCAATTGCGCGCATTGCGAAAGAAAATCGGGTTTATTCCGCAAAAAGCCTTGCTTTTTACTGGAACCATTTCACACAATATGCGGTTTGGAAAATGGAATGCAACTACTAATGAAGTAGAAGAGGCTTCCGATATTTCTCAAGCTAAAGATTTTATTCTCTCTAAACCCGATCAATACGAGGAATATTTAGCTGAAGGCGGCAGCAACATGTCAGGCGGCCAAAAACAACGCTTGTCCATAGCACGTGCGATCATCAAAAAGCCGGATATCTATATTTTTGATGACAGCTTCTCAGCCTTAGATTATCAAACAGATGCCAGACTAAGAGAACGTTTGAAAGCCGAAACAAAAGAATCCGCTGTTTTGATTGTGGCACAACGTGTAGGTTCGATCAGACATGCTGACAAAATCATTGTTTTAGATAAAGGTGTCATTGTGGCACAAGGAAAACACGAAGAACTGTTAAAAACTTCAGATATTTACTATGCAATTGCGTCATCTCAATTGTCCAAGGAGGAATTAGCATGA